A part of Camelus ferus isolate YT-003-E chromosome 6, BCGSAC_Cfer_1.0, whole genome shotgun sequence genomic DNA contains:
- the LOC116664432 gene encoding olfactory receptor 4F3/4F16/4F29-like, translated as MPTKPIYGANHTVVSEFVFLGLTDSWEIQLLLFVFSSMFYVASMIGNSLIILTVTSEPHLLSPMYFLLANLSFIDLGVSSVTSPKMIYDLFRKRKVISFGGCIAQIFFIHIIGGVEMVLLIAMAFDRYVAICKPLHYLTIMSPRTCISFLAAAWMTGLIHSMVQLAFVVNLPFCGPNVLDSFYCDLPRFIKLACIDTYQLEFMVTANSGFISVGSFFILIVSYIVIILTVQKHSSSGSSKALSTLSAHITVVVLFFGPLIFFYTWPSPSTHLDKFLGIFDAVLTPFLNPVIYTFRNQDMKVAMRRVCRQLMRYRKIS; from the coding sequence ATGCCTACAAAGCCAATATATGGAGCAAATCACACTGTGGTGTCAGAGTTTGTGTTCCTAGGACTCACTGATTCTTGGGAAATACAACTTCTCCTCTTCGTGTTCTCCTCCATGTTTTATGTGGCAAGCATGATAGGAAACTCCCTCATTATTCTCACTGTGACTTCTGAGCCTCACTTACTCTCCCCCATGTACTTTCTGTTGGCCAACCTCTCCTTCATTGACCTGGGAGTTTCCTCCGTCACTTCTCCCAAGATGATTTATGACCTTTTCAGAAAGCGTAAAGTCATCTCCTTTGGAGGCTGCATTGCTCAGATCTTCTTCATCCACATCATTGGTGGTGTGGAGATGGTGCTGCTCATCGCCATGGCCTTTGACAGATACGTTGCCATATGCAAGCCTCTCCATTATCTGACCATTATGAGCCCAAGAACGTGCATTTCCTTTTTAGCGGCTGCCTGGATGACTGGCCTTATCCACTCTATGGTTCAACTGGCTTTTGTAGTAAACTTACCCTTCTGTGGTCCTAATGTGTTGGACAGCTTCTACTGTGACCTTCCTCGGTTCATCAAACTTGCCTGCATAGACACCTACCAACTAGAGTTCATGGTCACAGCCAACAGTGGATTCATCTCTGTTGGCTCCTTCTTCATTCTGATCGTTTCCTACATCGTCATCATTCTCACTGTTCAGAAACACTCTTCATCAGGTTCATCCAAGGCTCTGTCCACACTTTCAGCTCACATCACAGTGGTAGTCTTGTTCTTTGGtcctttgatatttttctataCATGGCCATCTCCCTCTACACACTTGGATAAGTTTCTGGGCATCTTTGATGCAGTTCTTACTCCTTTCCTGAATCCTGTTATTTATACATTTAGGAACCAAGACATGAAGGTGGCAATGAGGAGGGTGTGCAGACAGCTAATGAGATATAGAAAGATCTCTTAA
- the LOC102507063 gene encoding LOW QUALITY PROTEIN: olfactory receptor 4F3/4F16/4F29 (The sequence of the model RefSeq protein was modified relative to this genomic sequence to represent the inferred CDS: deleted 1 base in 1 codon) — translation MDGANHSVVSEFVFLGLTDSWEIQLLLFVFSSTFYMASMMGNSLIILTVTSDPHLHSPMYFLLANLSFIDLGVSSVTSPKMIYDLFRKHKVISFSGCITQIFFIHVIGGMEVVLLIAMAFDRYVAICKPLHYLTIMSPRVCIFFLVAAWMVGLVHSTVQLVFVVNLPFCGPNVLDSFYCDLPRFIKLACIDTHQLESMVTANSGFISVGSFFTPIISYVVIILTVQKRSSGGSSKALSTLSAHITVVVLFFGPLIFVYTWPSPSIHLDKFLAIFDAVLTPFLNPVIYTFRNQDMKVAMRRVCRQLMRYRKIS, via the exons ATGGATGGAGCAAATCACTCTGTGGTGTCAGAGTTTGTGTTCCTGGGACTCACCGATTCCTGGGAGATCCAACTTCTCCTCTTTGTGTTCTCCTCCACATTTTACATGGCAAGCATGATGGGAAACTCCCTCATTATTCTCACTGTGACTTCTGACCCTCACTTACACTCCCCCATGTACTTTCTGTTGGCCAACCTCTCCTTCATTGACCTTGGAGTTTCTTCTGTCACTTCTCCCAAGATGATTTATGACCTTTTCAGAAAGCATAAAGTCATCTCCTTCAGTGGCTGCATCACTCAAATCTTCTTCATCCACGTCATTGGTGGTATGGAGGTGGTGCTGCTCATCGCTATGGCGTTTGATAGATATGTTGCCATATGTAAGCCTCTCCATTATCTGACCATTATGAGCCCAAGAGTGTGCATCTTCTTCTTAGTGGCTGCCTGGATGGTTGGCCTTGTCCACTCCACAGTCCAATTGGTTTTTGTGGTAAACTTACCCTTCTGTGGTCCTAATGTGTTGGACAGCTTTTACTGTGACCTTCCTCGGTTCATCAAACTTGCCTGCATAGACACGCATCAACTAGAGTCCATGGTCACAGCCAACAGTGGATTCATCTCTGTTGGTTCCTTCTTCACTCCGATCATTTCCTATGTTGTCATCATCCTCACTGTTCAGAAACGTTCTTCAGGTGGCTCATCCAAGGCTCTGTCC ACACTTTCAGCTCACATCACAGTGGTAGTCTTGTTCTTTGGTCCTTTGATATTTGTCTATACATGGCCATCTCCTTCCATACACTTAGATAAGTTCCTGGCTATATTTGATGCAGTTCTCACTCCTTTCCTGAATCCTGTTATTTACACATTTAGGAACCAAGACATGAAGGTGGCAATGAGGAGGGTGTGCAGACAGCTAATGAGATATAGAAAGATCTCTTAA